One Pseudofrancisella aestuarii genomic region harbors:
- the aroQ gene encoding type II 3-dehydroquinate dehydratase, with product MTDILIINGPNLNLLGSREPDKYGHRSLKDIIKELSNIGSKNEVSLDFFQSNQEGEIVDKIQQSNAKFIIINPAAYTHTSIAIRDAFLATQKPFIEIHLSNIYNRESFRSKSFLSDIAYGCIFGLGSNGYKLAMIEAIDFVKNKGV from the coding sequence ATGACTGATATTCTAATAATTAATGGTCCCAACCTAAATCTACTAGGTTCTCGCGAGCCTGATAAGTATGGGCACAGATCTCTTAAAGATATAATAAAAGAATTAAGCAATATAGGCAGTAAAAATGAGGTTTCCTTAGATTTCTTCCAAAGTAATCAAGAAGGTGAAATTGTTGATAAAATACAACAATCCAATGCTAAATTCATCATCATAAACCCTGCTGCCTACACTCATACAAGTATTGCAATAAGAGATGCTTTTTTAGCAACTCAAAAGCCTTTTATTGAAATACATCTATCAAACATATATAATAGGGAAAGCTTTAGATCCAAGTCTTTTTTATCAGATATTGCTTATGGATGCATATTTGGTCTTGGTTCTAATGGATATAAATTAGCTATGATTGAAGCCATAGATTTCGTTAAAAATAAAGGAGTATAA
- the accC gene encoding acetyl-CoA carboxylase biotin carboxylase subunit: MIKKVLIANRGEIALRILRACRELSIKTVAVYSTADADLMHVKLADESVCIGPAAPNLSYLNIQSIITAAEITNADAIHPGYGFLSENAKFAKAVEESGFIFIGPKAESIEIMGDKVEAIKYMKKAGVPCVPGSGGALGNDPKTNLEIAEKIGYPVIVKAAGGGGGRGMSIVRKKEDLVDSIALTKSEARIAFNNDMVYMEKFLENPRHIEIQVFGDGEGNAIHLFERDCSTQRRHQKVIEEAPAIGLTEKQREDIGARCVNACKILKYRGAGTFEFLYENGEFYFIEMNTRIQVEHPVTESITGTDLIKEQIRVASGMGLTWKQSDLAIDGHSIECRINAEDPERFIPSPGLIEMYHAPGGPRVRVDSHIYSGYRVPPNYDSMIAKIIVRGKNRDSAMQKMRAALEEMVITGIKTNISLHQEILNNEKFIKGGTNIHFLEKMLEEKKKNK, translated from the coding sequence ATGATTAAAAAAGTATTAATCGCTAACAGAGGTGAAATTGCTCTTAGAATTTTAAGAGCATGTAGAGAACTAAGTATTAAAACAGTTGCTGTATATTCAACTGCTGATGCAGATTTAATGCATGTTAAATTAGCAGATGAATCTGTGTGTATAGGCCCAGCTGCTCCAAATTTAAGCTACTTAAATATACAAAGCATAATCACAGCTGCGGAAATAACTAATGCGGACGCTATTCACCCTGGCTATGGTTTCTTATCAGAAAATGCTAAATTTGCTAAGGCTGTTGAAGAAAGTGGTTTTATCTTTATTGGACCTAAAGCTGAAAGCATCGAGATTATGGGTGATAAAGTTGAAGCTATTAAATATATGAAAAAAGCTGGCGTACCATGTGTACCTGGCTCTGGTGGTGCTTTAGGCAATGATCCTAAAACTAACTTAGAAATCGCTGAGAAAATTGGTTATCCAGTTATTGTCAAAGCTGCTGGTGGTGGTGGCGGTCGTGGTATGAGTATCGTCAGAAAAAAAGAAGATTTAGTAGACTCTATAGCTCTTACAAAGAGTGAGGCTAGAATTGCTTTTAATAATGATATGGTTTATATGGAAAAATTCCTAGAAAATCCTCGCCACATTGAGATTCAAGTATTTGGTGATGGTGAAGGTAATGCTATTCATCTATTTGAAAGAGACTGCTCTACTCAAAGAAGACATCAAAAAGTTATTGAAGAAGCTCCTGCTATTGGTTTAACTGAGAAGCAAAGAGAAGATATTGGTGCAAGATGTGTTAATGCTTGTAAGATTCTTAAGTACCGCGGTGCTGGTACATTTGAATTCTTATATGAAAATGGAGAATTCTATTTTATCGAGATGAATACAAGAATCCAAGTTGAGCATCCGGTTACAGAATCTATTACAGGTACAGATCTTATTAAAGAGCAAATTAGAGTAGCTTCTGGAATGGGTCTAACTTGGAAACAGTCTGATCTTGCTATTGATGGCCACTCTATCGAATGTCGTATAAATGCTGAAGATCCTGAGAGATTTATTCCTTCTCCTGGTCTTATTGAAATGTATCATGCTCCAGGTGGTCCAAGAGTTCGTGTAGACTCTCATATATATTCGGGCTATAGAGTACCTCCTAATTATGATTCTATGATCGCAAAAATAATTGTTAGAGGTAAAAATAGAGATTCTGCGATGCAAAAAATGCGTGCAGCTCTTGAAGAAATGGTTATTACCGGCATTAAAACAAATATCTCTCTACACCAAGAGATATTAAATAATGAAAAGTTTATTAAAGGCGGCACAAACATCCATTTCCTGGAAAAAATGCTAGAAGAAAAGAAAAAGAATAAATAA
- a CDS encoding peptidylprolyl isomerase: protein MLLKKRLALLLLFLIPIYSFADISSNLFQNSFNSNMPQMPTMPAKAAPQVPSNQELAINKTVAIVNDKVITSLELDQEVQKVLATLPPSQTYDPQNQLQIKKEALQNLIAQSILLQIAQRNNIRISDKEIDAAINDILVRNRISLDYLKTSIESSGITFSEYKDKLRDQLMINRLQQQAIAQQISVSPKEVEKYIQKHKELFQKQMTPKRLYLLRNLIIDIPKSKDEKNKKFILLQKLAIAINNKNISFSDMAKQFSEAANADEGGSITQWMTYSEIPPIYRSRVKYLKKGQVSKPFIADNAIQMIYVEAIKEEKPLVNNEITQYNVEGIVINLTATLTASSAENDLKRAKLAIESGDDFKKIAEKYTTDYDHSDGEFGWASVLDNPPILTPAAFNQLKDLKKDELSEPFDTGNKSWMIIKYTDTREYNAQKEIEEQKALEAIYAEKAEQIYKTWITSMKDSAYIKILDKDLKTQELY, encoded by the coding sequence ATGCTTTTAAAAAAAAGATTAGCTTTACTACTTTTATTTTTGATACCTATTTATTCTTTTGCAGATATATCTAGCAACCTATTCCAAAACTCTTTTAATTCAAATATGCCTCAAATGCCAACTATGCCAGCAAAGGCAGCTCCTCAAGTTCCTAGCAATCAAGAACTAGCTATTAATAAAACGGTTGCTATAGTTAATGACAAAGTAATAACCTCTTTAGAGCTTGATCAAGAAGTACAAAAAGTTCTCGCGACTCTTCCTCCATCTCAAACATATGACCCACAAAATCAACTTCAGATTAAGAAAGAAGCTCTCCAAAATCTTATAGCTCAAAGCATATTATTACAGATAGCTCAGAGAAATAATATTAGGATATCTGATAAAGAAATTGATGCGGCAATAAATGATATATTAGTACGAAATAGAATATCTCTCGATTATTTGAAAACTAGTATTGAATCATCAGGTATAACATTCTCTGAATACAAAGACAAACTTAGAGATCAATTAATGATCAATAGACTTCAACAACAAGCTATTGCTCAACAAATTTCAGTATCTCCTAAAGAAGTAGAGAAATATATTCAAAAACATAAAGAGCTTTTTCAAAAACAGATGACTCCTAAGAGGCTGTACCTATTAAGAAACTTAATTATAGATATACCAAAATCTAAAGATGAGAAAAATAAAAAATTTATTTTATTGCAAAAACTAGCTATTGCAATAAATAATAAAAATATTAGTTTCTCAGATATGGCAAAACAATTTTCTGAAGCTGCAAATGCTGATGAGGGTGGCTCAATAACCCAATGGATGACTTATTCAGAGATACCTCCAATATACAGATCAAGAGTAAAATATTTAAAAAAAGGACAAGTTTCAAAACCATTTATTGCAGACAATGCTATTCAAATGATTTATGTTGAAGCAATAAAAGAAGAAAAACCTTTAGTCAACAATGAGATAACACAATATAATGTAGAAGGCATTGTTATTAACCTTACAGCAACTTTGACTGCTTCAAGTGCTGAAAACGATCTTAAAAGAGCAAAACTTGCTATAGAAAGTGGTGATGATTTCAAAAAGATTGCTGAGAAATATACCACTGACTATGATCACTCAGATGGTGAATTTGGCTGGGCTTCAGTTTTAGATAATCCTCCAATATTAACACCCGCAGCCTTTAATCAATTAAAGGATCTCAAGAAAGATGAACTTTCTGAGCCATTTGATACAGGAAATAAAAGTTGGATGATAATCAAATATACAGATACTAGAGAATATAATGCTCAAAAAGAAATTGAGGAACAAAAAGCACTAGAAGCTATTTATGCAGAAAAAGCTGAACAGATTTATAAGACATGGATAACATCAATGAAAGATAGTGCTTATATCAAAATATTGGACAAAGATTTAAAAACTCAAGAGCTTTATTAA
- the rsmA gene encoding 16S rRNA (adenine(1518)-N(6)/adenine(1519)-N(6))-dimethyltransferase RsmA, producing MQYKTKAKKSLGQNFLQDENIITKIIKITNISKDDIVFEIGPGLGALTRHLLTKTKNINVIEFDSEIIPTLIENCLPYGNINIFNEDILNFDILKFPDHKIKLIGNLPYNISTPILFKIISFTNKIIDAHFMLQKEVVDRITAQPNNKSYGRLSVILQYHFRCSSVMHIPPEVFYPKPKVDSSILKLTPISTPLELSNYELFSFIVKQSFSQRRKTLLNNLKPIFKEKNIDLSKVPVDTKLRAENLSVEDFVKLSNFLSQ from the coding sequence ATGCAATACAAAACAAAAGCGAAAAAATCTTTAGGGCAAAATTTCCTTCAAGATGAGAATATTATTACCAAAATCATTAAAATAACTAACATATCAAAAGATGATATAGTTTTTGAAATAGGCCCTGGATTAGGCGCTCTAACAAGACATCTACTTACTAAAACAAAAAATATAAATGTTATTGAGTTTGACTCTGAAATAATACCTACTCTGATTGAAAACTGCCTACCTTATGGGAATATAAACATTTTCAATGAGGATATATTAAACTTTGATATTCTAAAATTTCCAGATCATAAAATAAAACTAATAGGTAACCTTCCTTACAATATCTCAACACCGATTCTATTTAAAATAATAAGCTTCACAAACAAGATTATAGATGCTCATTTCATGCTACAAAAAGAAGTAGTTGATAGGATTACTGCTCAACCAAATAATAAAAGTTATGGAAGGCTATCTGTTATATTACAATATCACTTCAGATGTAGCTCTGTAATGCATATTCCACCTGAGGTTTTTTATCCAAAACCTAAAGTTGACTCTAGCATACTTAAACTCACCCCTATAAGTACTCCTTTAGAGCTTAGTAATTATGAACTTTTCTCATTTATAGTTAAACAAAGCTTTTCTCAAAGAAGAAAAACTCTATTAAATAATTTAAAACCAATTTTTAAAGAAAAAAATATAGACTTATCTAAAGTACCTGTAGATACTAAATTAAGAGCAGAGAATCTTAGTGTAGAAGATTTTGTGAAACTTTCAAATTTTTTATCACAATAG
- a CDS encoding helix-turn-helix domain-containing protein: MYSFQSFIKMTRDSKGLEQQTVADATNLSLDTIKTIEEAHGNLLLQESSTVLKNQIRRYCEYLEVSEKKIVSILNKIDILYYKKAKYGKMKAFDYINRLIIVAISITLIVLVFAFVKKHASIDTNETAQNTENAPIIYTPINYSDEFQNGASSDESKKVEAHPPPQANMNSIVIDDNISDNNSNITESKTSSKKVEAHPPAQANMDSIVIDDNSSSNTSVPQED, from the coding sequence ATTTATAGCTTTCAATCATTTATTAAAATGACTAGAGATAGTAAAGGACTAGAACAGCAAACTGTTGCTGATGCTACAAACCTATCTCTTGATACAATAAAAACTATTGAAGAGGCTCATGGCAACTTGCTATTACAAGAGTCAAGTACTGTTTTAAAAAATCAAATCCGAAGATATTGTGAATATTTAGAAGTTTCTGAAAAGAAAATCGTATCTATTCTAAATAAAATAGATATCTTATATTATAAAAAAGCCAAATATGGAAAAATGAAAGCTTTTGATTATATAAATAGATTGATAATAGTAGCTATATCTATAACCTTAATAGTCTTAGTTTTTGCTTTTGTCAAAAAACATGCCTCTATAGATACAAATGAAACTGCTCAAAATACAGAAAACGCTCCTATAATTTATACCCCTATAAATTATAGTGATGAATTTCAAAATGGAGCTTCTTCAGATGAATCAAAAAAAGTAGAAGCTCACCCTCCCCCTCAAGCGAATATGAATTCAATTGTTATTGATGACAATATTAGTGATAATAACTCAAATATTACTGAAAGCAAAACTTCTTCTAAAAAAGTAGAAGCGCATCCTCCTGCTCAAGCAAATATGGATTCTATAGTTATTGATGATAATAGCTCATCAAATACTTCTGTACCTCAAGAAGATTAA
- the accB gene encoding acetyl-CoA carboxylase biotin carboxyl carrier protein, which produces MDLLNAIDRLAEILNTSDIKEVKVKAGGSSIFMTKNQNGTSVVTTAAPVSTTIAPAAPTSVSTAASTPSAPAAKPQETHAGEEFKSPMVGTFYKSPSPDAAAYVTEGKEVKKGDVLCIIEAMKIMNKIEAEKSGKVTKILVKDGEPVQFDQPLFIIE; this is translated from the coding sequence ATGGATTTATTAAATGCAATTGATAGACTAGCAGAAATTCTTAATACAAGTGATATTAAAGAAGTGAAAGTTAAAGCTGGTGGTTCTTCTATCTTTATGACTAAAAATCAAAATGGCACAAGTGTAGTTACAACAGCTGCACCAGTTTCCACAACTATTGCTCCAGCAGCTCCTACTAGTGTTAGCACAGCTGCTTCTACTCCTAGCGCTCCTGCTGCTAAACCTCAAGAGACTCATGCAGGAGAAGAATTTAAATCTCCTATGGTTGGTACTTTCTATAAATCACCATCTCCAGATGCTGCTGCTTATGTAACAGAAGGAAAAGAAGTTAAAAAAGGTGATGTTTTATGTATCATTGAAGCAATGAAAATCATGAACAAAATTGAAGCTGAAAAGTCTGGGAAAGTTACTAAAATTTTAGTTAAAGATGGTGAGCCAGTACAATTTGATCAACCATTATTTATCATAGAATAA
- a CDS encoding symmetrical bis(5'-nucleosyl)-tetraphosphatase, which produces MATYIIGDVHGCLDELKKLLNKIKFDKKQDKLIFIGDIINKGPKSLETITYIMDLEESAELLIGNHELIFLATSYNYLPRSSKSSLNEILDSPKLEEIRQWIWKQKFLIKINDFTITHAGVPHIWSTKKAKKRALELEFVLQNESTKRLFLSNLFSLEADKWQKELEGVQRWLCIANYLTRMRLTAEDGGLNLKYSSNLSNIPTGWSAWFKLENKKLKANEKIIFGHWAALQGNTGDNKFIAIDTGCIWGGKLSCFCIETGKIFSVASKKYRNIS; this is translated from the coding sequence ATGGCAACCTATATTATTGGTGATGTACATGGCTGTTTAGATGAACTAAAAAAACTACTCAATAAAATCAAATTCGATAAAAAGCAAGATAAACTTATATTTATCGGAGACATAATAAATAAAGGACCAAAATCTTTAGAAACAATTACATATATTATGGATCTAGAAGAAAGCGCTGAGCTCTTAATTGGAAACCATGAGCTTATATTTCTTGCTACAAGTTATAATTATTTACCAAGATCATCTAAGAGCTCTCTAAATGAAATACTCGACTCACCTAAGTTGGAAGAAATACGTCAATGGATATGGAAGCAAAAGTTTCTAATAAAAATCAATGACTTTACTATAACTCATGCTGGAGTTCCGCATATATGGTCTACTAAGAAAGCAAAAAAAAGAGCTTTGGAGTTAGAGTTTGTTTTACAAAACGAATCTACAAAACGACTATTTCTATCTAATTTATTTTCCTTAGAAGCAGATAAATGGCAAAAAGAACTAGAGGGAGTTCAAAGATGGCTCTGTATCGCAAATTATTTAACACGAATGAGATTAACTGCTGAAGATGGAGGACTAAACCTTAAATATAGTTCTAATCTCTCAAATATCCCTACTGGTTGGTCTGCTTGGTTTAAACTTGAAAACAAAAAACTAAAAGCTAATGAAAAAATAATATTTGGACATTGGGCAGCTTTACAAGGAAATACTGGTGACAATAAATTTATAGCCATAGACACAGGATGTATTTGGGGAGGAAAATTAAGTTGTTTTTGTATAGAAACTGGTAAAATATTTTCAGTTGCTTCTAAAAAATATAGGAATATATCATGA
- a CDS encoding LPS-assembly protein LptD: protein MKGNFKRILFAFLGTILFSESGQATRIMDENPAKEDWQCKIVDGEWSCEREEERVNVFSKDITDEQREKTLAQDLTWMQNTALRTGGQYYNDTTFTAPLCKSGKTSLSYNKAEFDTDGTLIASGNVEVFQCDQEIYGQNAIINFNKDKSGIESLVIAGDVIAKQPSSGVVIRTEDMSANLEDKTAIAGQTYFRFFKKEPKTDIYSKNNFTGHMRGYAETFRRLDENTINMTDGYITSGSPYDDAWKLSGKSIDLDTQENMAYIKDGWFKIKDIPVMYVPYFAYPTDDKRRSGFLTPGFVNNENSGWGVSVPYYFNLAPNYDLLFEQIYWSQRGPMENATFRYMNEYFKTQFEGSLVPYDFEDQKTRGAFTFNGSGNYQKIKMSYNYDYVSDSQFYNDFSAGNINLVTKTLLDREINLSYTDEIFNVSGQFLDYGVVDQSMFLANVPYGKLPDIHFDADISKYLPDYLQLSIQTQNTYFYKRSGGIYGSGTPEASMVNAFRSYDSPKVALDLSETWGYFKPSLEVPIRYYQLQQHANDIVNFNQNNVTSVIPIFNIDAGAYFDKEFTSSKGAYTATLLPRLFYTYIPYQDQTDLPLFDTNFTNEQYMQMFQVNRFVGGDRINNANQLTYALEHYIVNQEDGSMLLSAKIGQQIFFDDRMVGLDQGNETPSPNRLLPFYNSRFSPIMGSFSYQVLQNIYASADINYRVETGNVEYQVYQLQYKSENNNIFNISYNNIAYNWAGMTQQEIINGNAPKAQQTITASTILKLSDSWAIAALINYNFIQKSITNTFVGLQYDANSWALRGLIQRSAYTSNNPNDPNAVGKLTNTYVLELELKGLGGVYGANGLAQRLNQINGYTAGQWGV, encoded by the coding sequence ATGAAGGGGAATTTTAAAAGAATACTATTTGCTTTTTTAGGCACTATATTATTCAGTGAATCTGGTCAAGCAACTCGTATTATGGATGAAAATCCAGCAAAAGAAGATTGGCAATGTAAAATTGTTGATGGCGAGTGGAGTTGTGAAAGAGAAGAAGAACGAGTTAATGTGTTTTCAAAAGATATTACAGATGAACAAAGAGAAAAAACATTAGCACAAGACTTGACTTGGATGCAAAATACAGCCTTAAGAACTGGGGGGCAATATTATAACGATACCACATTTACAGCACCTCTATGTAAAAGTGGGAAAACAAGCCTAAGTTATAATAAAGCAGAATTTGACACCGATGGTACGCTTATCGCTTCAGGTAATGTAGAAGTCTTTCAATGCGATCAGGAGATCTACGGACAAAATGCTATTATAAACTTTAACAAAGATAAATCCGGTATAGAATCCTTAGTTATTGCTGGTGATGTTATTGCAAAACAACCATCATCGGGTGTCGTTATTCGAACAGAAGATATGTCTGCCAATCTTGAAGATAAAACAGCTATTGCTGGTCAAACTTATTTTAGATTCTTCAAAAAAGAACCAAAAACCGATATCTATAGTAAAAATAATTTTACTGGACATATGAGAGGATATGCAGAGACCTTTAGAAGATTAGATGAAAACACTATCAATATGACTGATGGATATATAACCTCTGGCAGCCCATATGATGATGCATGGAAATTAAGTGGAAAATCTATTGATCTTGATACTCAAGAAAATATGGCTTACATAAAAGATGGATGGTTTAAAATAAAAGATATACCTGTTATGTATGTGCCCTACTTTGCCTACCCTACTGATGATAAAAGAAGAAGTGGATTTTTAACTCCTGGATTTGTAAATAATGAAAACTCTGGATGGGGTGTTTCCGTACCTTATTATTTCAATTTAGCTCCAAACTATGATCTACTCTTCGAACAAATATACTGGTCGCAAAGAGGACCAATGGAAAATGCTACTTTTAGATACATGAATGAATACTTTAAAACTCAGTTTGAAGGCTCTCTTGTTCCTTATGATTTTGAAGATCAAAAAACTCGAGGAGCATTTACTTTTAATGGAAGTGGTAATTATCAAAAAATAAAAATGAGCTATAACTATGACTATGTAAGTGATAGCCAATTTTATAATGACTTTTCTGCTGGAAACATTAACTTAGTTACAAAAACACTTTTAGATAGAGAGATTAATCTTTCATATACAGATGAGATTTTCAATGTTAGTGGACAGTTCCTAGATTATGGTGTTGTTGATCAAAGCATGTTTCTAGCTAACGTCCCTTATGGGAAACTTCCTGATATTCATTTTGATGCTGATATTTCCAAGTATTTACCAGATTATTTACAATTATCTATTCAAACTCAAAATACATACTTTTATAAAAGATCTGGTGGCATTTACGGTTCTGGAACACCTGAAGCATCTATGGTAAACGCATTTAGAAGTTATGATTCTCCTAAGGTAGCTCTAGATTTATCAGAAACTTGGGGCTATTTTAAGCCTTCTCTAGAGGTGCCTATAAGGTATTACCAGCTTCAACAACATGCTAATGATATAGTCAATTTCAATCAGAATAATGTAACGAGTGTTATTCCAATATTTAACATTGATGCTGGAGCATATTTTGACAAAGAATTCACCTCGAGCAAAGGTGCTTATACTGCAACCTTACTTCCTAGACTGTTTTATACCTACATACCTTACCAAGATCAAACAGATCTTCCTTTATTTGATACAAACTTTACAAATGAACAATACATGCAGATGTTCCAAGTAAATAGATTTGTTGGTGGTGATAGAATCAACAATGCAAACCAATTAACATATGCCTTAGAACATTATATAGTTAACCAAGAAGATGGATCGATGCTATTATCTGCAAAAATAGGACAACAAATATTTTTTGATGATAGAATGGTAGGTCTAGATCAAGGTAATGAAACCCCTTCACCAAATAGATTACTCCCTTTCTATAATTCAAGATTTTCTCCTATAATGGGAAGTTTTTCATATCAGGTGCTACAAAATATATATGCCTCAGCTGACATAAATTATAGAGTTGAAACAGGAAATGTGGAATATCAAGTCTATCAATTACAATACAAAAGTGAAAATAATAATATTTTTAACATTTCATACAACAATATAGCTTATAACTGGGCAGGAATGACTCAGCAAGAAATAATAAATGGCAACGCCCCTAAGGCTCAACAGACAATAACTGCCTCAACCATATTAAAACTATCTGATAGTTGGGCCATAGCTGCTCTTATAAACTATAACTTTATACAAAAATCGATAACAAATACCTTTGTTGGTTTACAATATGATGCCAACTCATGGGCGCTACGAGGACTAATACAAAGATCTGCTTATACAAGTAATAATCCAAATGACCCTAATGCTGTAGGAAAATTAACTAACACATATGTTTTAGAACTTGAATTAAAAGGACTTGGTGGTGTTTATGGAGCTAATGGACTTGCACAAAGATTAAATCAGATCAATGGCTATACCGCTGGACAGTGGGGAGTTTAG